In Erpetoichthys calabaricus chromosome 4, fErpCal1.3, whole genome shotgun sequence, one genomic interval encodes:
- the LOC114651312 gene encoding olfactory receptor 10J5-like, with amino-acid sequence MENNSYTTNFFFTAYGDLGFMRNIYFIATLIVYLVIHLVNAVILIVIVCDRNLHEPMYIFICSLVINGLYGTNAFYIKFMENLLSRNPSISRTGCLLQVFAMHTYGSFEFSILGLMAYDRYVSICNPLLYNNIMTPSKVTSLLCFAYLYPICIFTIHISLTVRLPLCGYLIDKVYCDNWSVVKLSCTDVSINSVFGFFVTTFLMVPPLMLTLFSYTKIISVSIKASKEARSKTAKTCLPHLVTFINYSVATFFEILHQRFDASALPHDLRGFMSIDFVLLPPLLNPVIYGIKTKQ; translated from the coding sequence ATGGAAAACAATTCCTATACAACAAATTTCTTCTTTACAGCATATGGAGACTTAGGTTTTatgagaaatatttattttattgccacCCTCATTGTTTACCTTGTAATACATTTGGTAAATGCAGTTATTTTAATAGTTATTGTTTGTGACAGGAACCTTCATGAACCCatgtacatatttatttgtaGCTTAGTTATTAATGGTCTTTATGGCACCAATGCTTTTTATATCAAATTTATGGAAAACCTCTTATCAAGAAATCCATCAATTTCAAGAACTGGATGTTTGCTTCAGGTGTTTGCTATGCATACTTATGGATCTTTCGAATTTTCAATTTTGGGATTAATGGCATATGACAGATATGTGTCCATCTGTAACCCTCTcctgtataataatataatgacaCCATCAAAAGTGACCAGCCTATTGTGTTTTGCATACCTTTACCCCATTTGCATTTTTACTATCCATATTTCTTTAACAGTTCGTCTTCCATTATGTGGATATCTGATAGATAAAGTGTACTGTGATAACTGGTCTGTTGTGAAATTATCTTGCACTGATGTATCTATTAACAGTGTTTTTGGCTTTTTTGTTACAACATTTCTCATGGTGCCACCTCTGATGCTTACTCTGTTTTCATATACTAAAATAATTTCTGTAAGTATTAAGGCTTCAAAGGAAGCGCGCAGTAAAACAGCAAAAACCTGTTTACCCCATTTGGTGACATTTATAAACTATAGTGTCGctacattttttgaaatattacaTCAGCGTTTTGATGCTAGTGCCCTCCCTCATGACTTGAGAGGTTTTATGTCAATAGACTTTGTATTATTGCCTCCTCTTTTGAATCCAGTTATTTAtgggattaaaacaaaacag
- the LOC114651074 gene encoding olfactory receptor 52K1-like: MENNSYITTFLLTGYGDLGYLRNIYFTATIFAYLIIHMVNAIIIFVIVCDRSLHEPMYIFICSLTINGLYGTNAFYMKFMENLLSSNPSISRTGCLLQIFAIHTYGSFEFSILALMAYDRYVSICNPLLYNNIMKPSKVTSLLCFAYLYPICIFTIHICLTVRLPLCGYLIDKVYCDNWSVVKLSCVDISVNNFFGFFVATILMVPPVMLTLYSYVKIVSVSIKASKEARSKAAKTCLPHLITFINYSVATFFEIIHQRFDARALPHDLRVFMSIDFVLFPPLLNPVIYGIKTKTIRKSAIKMFRFRNIRNSLGTASIHNS; this comes from the coding sequence atggaaaacaattcctATATAACCACTTTCTTGCTTACTGGATATGGAGACTTGGGTTACTTGAGGAATATTTACTTTACTGCCACTATATTTGCTTACCTTATAATACACATGGTAAATGCAATTATcatatttgttattgtttgtgacAGAAGCCTTCATGAACCCATGTACATATTTATTTGCAGCTTAACTATTAATGGCCTTTATGGTACCAATGCTTTTTATATGAAATttatggagaatcttttatcaagcaATCCATCAATTTCAAGGACAGGATGTTTGCTTCAAATTTTTGCCATTCATACGTATGGATCATTTGAATTTTCAATTTTGGCACTAATGGCCTATGACAGATATGTGTCCATCTGCAATCCTCTCCTGTACAACAATATAATGAAGCCATCAAAAGTAACTAGCTTATTATGCTTTGCATACCTTTACCCTATTTGCATTTTTACTATTCATATTTGTTTAACAGTCCGTCTTCCATTGTGTGGATATCTGATAGATAAAGTGTACTGTGATAACTGGTCTGTTGTCAAGTTATCTTGTGTGGACATatctgttaataatttttttggcttttttgttgCAACAATTCTCATGGTGCCACCAGTGATGCTTACTCTGTATTCATATGTTAAAATTGTATCTGTAAGTATTAAGGCTTCAAAGGAGGCACGCAGTAAAGCAGCAAAAACCTGTCTACCCCATTTGATAACATTTATAAACTATAGTGTCGCTACATTTTTTGAAATCATACATCAGCGGTTTGATGCTAGAGCTCTTCCTCATGACTTGAGAGTATTTATGTCAATAGACTTTGTATTATTTCCTCCTCTTTTAAATCCAGTTATTTACGGGATTAAAACAAAAACGATAAGGAAAAGTGCCATAAAAATGTTCAGGTTTAGAAACATCAGGAATAGTTTAGGAACTGCCAGCATACACAATTCTTAA